One Candidatus Cloacimonadota bacterium DNA segment encodes these proteins:
- the hflX gene encoding GTPase HflX yields MQEYLIEEYDEMDLDTWNELENEEDCAFIADIVSKNTSPEDSKASLDELERLADTAEITILGRYTQKRPKPERSTYFGKGFLEELSTKMLQAGASVLIVNDELAPMQIRNIEKNHQIRVIDRTEVILTIFHKHAKTKEAKLQVKLAELQYQLPRLRRLWGHFDKERGNARSQGGTASRGMGEKQIEIDKRLIREQIKKITKAIDSITKHKETQRKQRENSKKICLVGYTNAGKSTLFNCLTDAGVLVENRLFATLDSTTRQLKLSTGAPAVISDTVGFISELPHHLVASFRATLMEAVDADLLLHVVDIADPRHDYYIHQVNEVLKSIGAESIPQLLVLNKSDLIDDRMKSIVQRFYENSIAISAIKNIGIPELLQEIEAVLMDNRIYTIVLPYAQTALVSRLHDIAIIQTEEYKEDGIYLKVKLPAIDKHLIESFIVSDES; encoded by the coding sequence ATGCAAGAATATCTTATAGAAGAATATGATGAAATGGATCTCGATACTTGGAACGAGCTTGAAAACGAAGAAGATTGTGCTTTTATAGCAGATATTGTTTCTAAAAACACATCTCCAGAAGATAGCAAGGCTTCTTTGGACGAGCTCGAACGCCTTGCCGATACAGCCGAGATTACCATCTTGGGAAGATATACGCAGAAACGCCCAAAACCGGAACGCAGCACATACTTTGGCAAGGGCTTTTTAGAGGAACTTTCCACCAAGATGCTACAAGCTGGTGCTTCCGTGTTGATTGTAAATGACGAGCTTGCCCCCATGCAAATACGAAACATAGAGAAAAACCATCAGATAAGGGTAATAGATCGCACTGAAGTAATTCTCACCATATTCCACAAACATGCCAAAACCAAAGAGGCAAAACTGCAAGTGAAACTTGCCGAGCTTCAGTACCAATTACCCCGCTTAAGAAGGCTCTGGGGACATTTCGATAAAGAGCGTGGCAATGCTCGCTCACAAGGTGGCACAGCTTCTCGCGGCATGGGTGAAAAACAAATTGAAATAGATAAACGCCTCATCCGTGAACAGATAAAAAAAATAACCAAAGCTATAGATAGTATTACTAAGCACAAAGAAACCCAACGAAAGCAACGCGAGAACAGCAAGAAAATTTGTTTGGTAGGCTATACCAATGCCGGCAAATCTACTCTTTTTAATTGCCTTACCGATGCCGGTGTTCTGGTAGAAAACCGTCTTTTTGCCACTCTCGATTCCACCACTAGGCAACTAAAACTCTCCACAGGGGCTCCCGCTGTGATTTCGGATACGGTAGGATTCATTTCCGAACTTCCACACCATTTAGTGGCATCTTTCCGCGCCACACTTATGGAAGCCGTAGATGCAGATCTGCTACTACATGTTGTAGATATTGCAGATCCCCGTCACGACTATTATATCCATCAAGTAAACGAAGTTCTAAAATCCATTGGCGCTGAAAGCATCCCCCAACTTTTAGTTTTGAATAAAAGTGATCTTATCGACGATAGAATGAAAAGTATTGTGCAACGCTTTTATGAGAATTCCATCGCCATCAGTGCCATCAAAAACATAGGCATCCCTGAGCTTCTGCAAGAAATCGAAGCAGTGCTGATGGATAACCGGATTTATACTATTGTGTTGCCCTATGCGCAAACCGCTTTGGTTTCACGCTTGCACGATATTGCCATCATCCAAACCGAAGAATACAAAGAGGATGGCATCTACCTCAAGGTGAAACTCCCGGCCATAGACAAGCATCTTATTGAAAGCTTCATCGTTTCTGATGAGTCGTGA